A window of Massilia sp. NR 4-1 genomic DNA:
GCATTAGTGCAAACCTTGGTGTCGGTTACCAACTTGATGGGCCTTCGCCAATAGGTACAATATCGAAGCCTAATCCATTCGAATATGGCGACATTGAATTATCAAAAAGGCACTTAATAGGCAACCTAAGTATTCCAAAGAAAACAGGTAATACTCTGTTTCTCGGTACACGAGAAGAAGCCATGTTCGACTTGACAGAGATTCGATGGGGATTGGCTGCCCGTAACGGTGAATCATTTACAGTTTCCTCAGGCAGGACATGGGGAATGCACAATAGCTCCATACATCCGATTTCTGGCAACAGTGTGGTAAACGTTACTTCTCAAGAGTACAACATTCTGGTCCAAGGCCAAAAGCAGGGCATTGACAAAGCATTGCAAACATTGGATAAGATGGGAGGGAAAAATTTGCTCTCGCCAGCGGAAGTGGGTCGTACAAGAAATATTTTGGATATTATGCGGAGTCGAAAAGGTGACTAATACAAACTCAATGCAGCTCTTTTTTGAGATCGGACAAGCGGAACAAACTCTTATCAATGTGCTTCGTGACGCGCTAGGCTTTGCAGTTGAGTCTACGGACATTGAAGTTCCTGATGCCTTCGGGTTTGTGCAGATCACAGATTATGAAAAGGGCTTCAACCAAGGGGTGCTCATAACATGGCCCCTTGATTCGCGAATCCTGGTTGATGAGGACGAAGTTGCTAAGAAAATTGCAGTTCGATTGAGGACGCGTATTCTGATTGAGAAAGAATCGGAGGACTGCTGGTTTCAGATATCGCTAACAGGCGAATTAGCACCTGCTGCTGTTCAACTATCAGAATCCGGAGTAGATATAGCCACTGTCTCTTAGGAATCCTTCTTTACACCCACGAGCTGCTTGGCTGCCATTTTTCCCAATCTGGCAAAGCCAAGACAGCGGAAGAGACATTGGAACCGGCACTCATTGCTCATTACGGTCCGCTGGGTCGTGTGTCAGCGCCGTTTTTGCAGCGTTCAGATAACTGTTTGGTCTTCACAAGCCGCAGCTATACCGTACTGGTACGCAGTTATGGCCTGCGCCACAAACTCATCACACCGCATTGCCCAGAGCAGAACGGCATGGTGGAACGCGTGATTCGGACACAGAAGGAACAAGGTGTGCATCGCCACCGCTTTGAGACTTTACAACACGCCAGCCGGGTTATTGAGGACTGGATCGGGTTCTACAACAATCAGCACCCGCACCAAGCACTGGGCATGAAAGTACCCGCTAAGACATCTAAATTAGCGATCTAAGTTGAGTAAGAACCGCTGGGTCATTGCACCACAAAACTTAAACCGTACTCCAACCTGCTCGCCGCCGGCACAGCCATTGCCGACAATATCGCCAAGCAGGAACGCTGACTTGGGTCAGCAATCAGCGCGTGATCGCGCTTATCGCAGTGAAAAAATCTCTCTAAGCTTTTGCACCGTTTTTTGCCAGAACGATTGCGATGGCAGCTTCGATCTTTCGGATTTTCTGGTGAAATGCTCTTCTCTTGTATATGAACTCAGCGCGTCGCGCCCGGAAATAGGCGGCAAGTCCGATT
This region includes:
- a CDS encoding integrase core domain-containing protein — its product is MEPALIAHYGPLGRVSAPFLQRSDNCLVFTSRSYTVLVRSYGLRHKLITPHCPEQNGMVERVIRTQKEQGVHRHRFETLQHASRVIEDWIGFYNNQHPHQALGMKVPAKTSKLAI